The Streptomyces albofaciens JCM 4342 genome has a segment encoding these proteins:
- a CDS encoding M81 family metallopeptidase: protein MRIAIGGMAIESSQFCPHRSAYDDFRVTRGAGLLARYAWTRPDGGFGTEVEWVPLVHAVALPGGPVERETYDRIKSELVTRVREAGPLDGLVYDIHGAMSVTGLDDAEADLTEAVRDALGPDALISAAMDLHGNVSRRFAGHLDLLTAHRLAPHEDAWETRERAARKLVERLASGKGRPYRAWVQVPVLLPGEKTSTRLEPAKSLYGRLAAVEALDGIVDAAVWVGYAWADEERCRAAVVVTGDDPDLALAQARSIAQEYWDVRRGFVFAGPTGDADTCIARAVASSARPFLISDSGDNPTAGGAGDLAYMLGRLLAHEDLASGRVTALHPGITDPAAVAACFEAGAGARVTLKVGGHVSAGTGPHAEPYELTGTVTALREPAAPAPGAPRGNPAYDGGGRGAVVTCGGVTAVLTERRTPFHTRADFAPLDPAAYDIVVVKIGYLEPELHELAADWLLALTPGGVDQDLLRLGHHRVARPLYPFDDAGFEDPDLTPVLL from the coding sequence GACTTCCGCGTCACCCGTGGCGCCGGCCTGCTGGCGCGCTACGCGTGGACCCGGCCGGACGGCGGCTTCGGGACGGAGGTGGAGTGGGTGCCGCTGGTGCACGCGGTGGCGCTGCCCGGCGGGCCCGTCGAGCGGGAGACGTACGACCGGATCAAGTCCGAACTGGTCACCCGCGTCCGGGAAGCCGGGCCGCTGGACGGCCTGGTGTACGACATCCACGGCGCCATGAGCGTCACCGGCCTGGACGACGCCGAGGCGGACCTCACCGAGGCCGTACGGGACGCGCTCGGCCCCGACGCGCTCATCTCGGCCGCCATGGACCTGCACGGCAACGTCTCGCGCCGCTTCGCCGGCCACCTCGACCTGCTCACCGCGCACCGGCTGGCCCCGCACGAGGACGCCTGGGAGACCCGCGAGCGGGCCGCCCGCAAGCTGGTCGAACGGCTGGCGTCCGGCAAGGGCCGCCCGTACCGCGCCTGGGTGCAGGTCCCGGTGCTGCTGCCCGGCGAGAAGACCAGCACCCGCCTGGAGCCGGCCAAGTCCCTCTACGGCAGGCTCGCCGCGGTCGAGGCGCTGGACGGCATCGTCGACGCGGCCGTGTGGGTGGGGTACGCCTGGGCCGACGAGGAGCGCTGCCGGGCCGCGGTGGTGGTGACCGGCGACGACCCGGACCTGGCGCTCGCCCAGGCCCGGAGCATCGCCCAGGAGTACTGGGACGTGCGCCGCGGCTTCGTCTTCGCCGGCCCGACCGGCGACGCCGACACCTGCATAGCGCGCGCCGTGGCGTCCTCCGCCCGCCCGTTCCTGATCAGCGACTCCGGCGACAACCCGACCGCGGGCGGCGCGGGCGACCTCGCGTACATGCTGGGCCGTCTGCTGGCGCACGAGGACCTGGCGAGCGGGCGGGTCACCGCGCTGCACCCCGGCATCACCGACCCGGCGGCCGTGGCCGCGTGCTTCGAGGCCGGGGCCGGCGCGCGGGTGACGCTGAAGGTCGGCGGCCACGTCAGCGCGGGCACCGGCCCGCACGCCGAGCCGTACGAGCTGACCGGCACCGTCACCGCCCTGCGGGAGCCCGCCGCGCCCGCGCCCGGGGCCCCGCGCGGCAACCCCGCGTACGACGGGGGCGGCCGCGGTGCCGTGGTGACCTGCGGCGGGGTGACCGCCGTCCTCACCGAGCGGCGCACGCCGTTCCACACCCGTGCCGACTTCGCCCCGCTGGACCCGGCCGCGTACGACATCGTCGTGGTGAAGATCGGCTATCTGGAGCCGGAGCTGCACGAGCTGGCCGCCGACTGGCTGCTCGCCCTCACCCCCGGCGGCGTGGACCAGGACCTGCTGCGGCTGGGGCACCACCGGGTGGCCCGCCCCCTCTACCCGTTCGACGACGCGGGCTTCGAGGACCCGGACCTGACGCCGGTGCTGCTCTGA